In Eretmochelys imbricata isolate rEreImb1 chromosome 14, rEreImb1.hap1, whole genome shotgun sequence, a genomic segment contains:
- the LOC144274220 gene encoding E3 ubiquitin-protein ligase TRIM7-like, with amino-acid sequence MAAANPAQQLLGELTCSVCLDYFKDPVCLDCGHHFCQACITQRWEALSTNFHCPECRETFSQRNFKPNRQLRNIVEASRTFTLEPTKEPEVGTVCEKHNEDLKVICQKDQIPICSGCHLSQDHREHAAVPKEEGAEDYKDQIRSRLEILKKERDEILSFKLSGENKSQELLKQLETEKQKIVSEFQQLRQFLEEQEQLLLAQLEELNKEIEKRRAEYVAKLSEEISSFNYLISEMEQKCQQTASEFLQDIKGTLSKCEREKFQNPVAFSSDLKWRSWESSQRTASLETIMKKFKDSLSSRQRLDKVNVTLDPDTAHPQLIVSADRKSVRRGDTWQDLPNNPGRFDTELCVLGCEGFTSGRHYWEIELKEGEVCIVGVVRESVSRKGDIDFNPERGIWAVLCSEDRYWALTSPDDLTPFSPSRGPHRIRVYLDYEEGRVAFFDAGNGDPIVTFPPASFAGERIRPLFSGPLLFISLSSLLGPCA; translated from the exons ATGGCTGCTGCGAATCCAGCCCAACAGCTCCTAGGTGAACTGACTTGTTCAGTGTGTCTAGATTATTTTAAAGATCCAGTGTGTCTGGACTGTGGCCACCATTTCTGCCAGGCCTGCATCACTCAGCGCTGGGAGGCATTGAGTACAAACTTCCACTGTCCTGAGTGCAGAGAAACCTTCTCCCAGAGAAACTTCAAACCAAACAGACAGCTAAGGAATATTGTAGAAGCTTCCAGAACGTTTACACTGGAGCCAACAAAAGAACCAGAAGTTGGGACAGTGTGTGAAAAACACAACGAGGATTTAAAAGTCATCTGCCAAAAGGATCAAATACCCATTTGCTCGGGTTGCCATCTGTCCCAAGATCACAGAGAACACGCTGCGGTTCCCAAAGAGGAAGGTGCTGAGGATTACAAG GACCAAATTCGGAGCCGTTTGGAGATtctgaagaaagagagagacgaGATTTTGTCATTTAAATTGAGTGGGGAAAATAAAAGCCAGGAACTGCTG AAACAGCTAGAAACTGAGAAGCAGAAGATTGTGTCTGAATTTCAGCAACTGCGCCAGTTTCTGGAGGAACAAGAGCAACTCCTCCTGGCCCAGTTGGAAGAGCTGAATAAGGAAATTGAAAAGAGGAGGGCTGAGTATGTTGCCAAATTATCTGAGGAAATATCTTCTTTCAATTACctgatcagtgagatggagcAGAAGTGCCAGCAGACagcaagtgaattcctgcag GACATCAAAGGCACCTTGAGCAA ATGTGAGAGGGAGAAGTTTCAGAACCCAGTGGCCTTTTCTTCGGACCTGAAATGGAGAAGCTGGGAATCTTCTCAAAGAACTGCGTCTCTGGAGACCATAATGAAGAAATTCAAAG ACTCTCTGTCGTCTAGACAGCGGTTGGACAAAG tgaacgtgactctggatccagacacggcccATCCCCAACTCATCGTGTCTGCTGATCGGAAAAGTGTGAGAAGGGGAGACACGTGGCAGGATCTGCCCAACAACCCTGGGAGATTTGACACTGAGctctgtgtgctgggctgtgagggattcacctCGGGCCGACATTACTGGGAGATAGAGCTAAAGGAAGGCGAAGTCTGTATTGTGGGGGTGGTCAGAGAGTCTGTGAGCAGGAAGGGAGATATCGATTTTAACCCTGAgcgggggatctgggctgtgctgTGCAGTGAGGATCGGTACTGGGCTCTCACGTCCCCTGATGATctcacccccttctccccaagccgGGGACCCCACAGGATCCGGGTTTATCTGGACTATGAAGAGGGGCGGGTGGCGTTTTTCGATGCTGGCAACGGGGACCCGATCGTCACTTTCCCGCCGGCCTCTTTCGCCGGGGAGAGAATCCGCCCGCTCTTCTCTGGTCCGTTGCTTTTCAtttccctttcctctctcctGGGACCATGCGCTTAG